In Gigantopelta aegis isolate Gae_Host chromosome 6, Gae_host_genome, whole genome shotgun sequence, the following are encoded in one genomic region:
- the LOC121374303 gene encoding uncharacterized protein LOC121374303 isoform X1 yields the protein MQDKMKRFDIPEVPVELHYEKKHDPLGFPDVIEDDTRNIDSAFQSGYENDHDTLSVDETAADEVITSHHIESSNLSRREAVVDQAQDHDGRLVYGSKEDINTFINKMMNSNDGSGVILERFSSILKITSGNYIDFTVHEPLQDKIDVCEDGITKKLFIKKKVPIEQFMARKQEVEIPLQYQDCKWMVQIYGLKKPEDDVIILMEYCAGGTIEDIAHTDMWSSSHWLMLTEQLLEALVFLQNQDICHGDIKLSNLLLRNSDDPKSVCITDWESAKTPFYKINNRVTLTHLPPWYSKHCSGQGQWTDDRKSMDNWSLGLSICSLITGQQPWARLHELARNCGNCPEWQRVCAHNQRKIINYISENPNEISDFYPDEVETGCGHVLTSVIKGLLPTSGRMSDQWNADFALDVLQGRVACPVQVQIFLDGRIRYCIWTESDTKFKSFLKKPEITSMIEDLKLKDNRFMDGYYFKQHDGDTVPFSFKIIKDVDFDICPSRFGKNPCKATVL from the exons ATAAGATGAAGAGGTTTGATATACCGGAAGTTCCAGTTGAACTGCACTATGAAAAAAAG catgatCCGCTTGGCTTTCCTGATGTCATTGAAGATGACACCAGGAACATCGACTCTGCATTCCAGAGCGGTTATGAGAACGATCATGACACCTTAAGTGTAGATGAGACTGCTGCAGATGAGGTTATAACATCCCATCACATAGAAAGCAGCAATCTCTCCAGAAGAGAAGCTGTTGTTGACCAGGCGCAGGACCATGATGGAAGACTTGTTTATGGTTCAAAGGAGGACATCAATACgtttataaacaaaatgatgAATAGTAATGACGGATCTGGAGTGATTCTTGAGAGG TTCTCCTCCATCTTAAAGATAACCAGTGGCAATTATATTGATTTTACTGTCCATGAACCATTGCAAGATAAGATTGATGTTTGTGAAGATGGGATCACAAAGAAGTTGTTTATAAAGAAAAag GTGCCCATTGAACAATTCATGGCCCGAAAGCAGGAAGTAGAAATTCCTCTGCAGTACCAGGATTGCAAATGGATGGTTCAGATTTATGGACTTAAAAAACCAGaagatgatgtcatcatattaATGGAATATTGTGCAG GTGGCACTATTGAAGACATTGCACACACTGATATGTGGTCTTCAAGTCACTGGCTTATGTTGACTGAACAGTTGCTTGAAGCTCTTGTGTTTCTACAGAACCAAGACATTTGTCATGgtgatataaaat TATCAAACCTCCTTTTAAGGAATAGTGATGATCCGAAATCAGTCTGTATCACTGACTGGGAGAGTGCAAAAACCCCATTTTATAAGATCAACAACAGAg TAACTCTCACCCATCTTCCACCATGGTACAGCAAACATTGCAGTGGTCAGGGACAATGGACTGATGACCGAAAGAGCATGGATAACTGGAGTCTTGGACTTAGCATCTGTAGTCTGATTACTGGACAGCAGCCATGGGCACGTCTTCATGAATTGGCACGCAATTGTGGCAACTGTCCTGAGTGGCAAAGAGTCTGTGCTCACAACCAGCGCAAAATTATTAACTAT ATAAGTGAAAATCCAAATGAGATATCAGATTTCTATCCTGACGAAGTGGAAACCGGGTGCGGCCATGTGTTAACAAGCGTAATCAAAGGCTTGCTACCAACAAGTGGCCGAATGTCGGATCAGTGGAACGCAGATTTTGCCTTGGACGTACTTCAAGGCCGAG ttGCTTGTCCTGTGCAAGTCCAAATATTTCTTGATGGAAGAATCCGTTACTGTATTTGGACTGAAAGTGATACAAAATTCAaatcatttttgaaaaaacCTGAGATCACTAGCATG ATTGAAGATTTGAAGCTGAAAGATAACAGATTCATGGATggttattatttcaaacaacaTGATGGTGATACTGTGcctttcagttttaaaataattaaggaTGTAGATTTTGACATATGTCCTTCACGTTTTGGAAAAAACCCATGTAAGGCAACAGTTTTGTAA
- the LOC121374303 gene encoding uncharacterized protein LOC121374303 isoform X2: MKRFDIPEVPVELHYEKKHDPLGFPDVIEDDTRNIDSAFQSGYENDHDTLSVDETAADEVITSHHIESSNLSRREAVVDQAQDHDGRLVYGSKEDINTFINKMMNSNDGSGVILERFSSILKITSGNYIDFTVHEPLQDKIDVCEDGITKKLFIKKKVPIEQFMARKQEVEIPLQYQDCKWMVQIYGLKKPEDDVIILMEYCAGGTIEDIAHTDMWSSSHWLMLTEQLLEALVFLQNQDICHGDIKLSNLLLRNSDDPKSVCITDWESAKTPFYKINNRVTLTHLPPWYSKHCSGQGQWTDDRKSMDNWSLGLSICSLITGQQPWARLHELARNCGNCPEWQRVCAHNQRKIINYISENPNEISDFYPDEVETGCGHVLTSVIKGLLPTSGRMSDQWNADFALDVLQGRVACPVQVQIFLDGRIRYCIWTESDTKFKSFLKKPEITSMIEDLKLKDNRFMDGYYFKQHDGDTVPFSFKIIKDVDFDICPSRFGKNPCKATVL; encoded by the exons ATGAAGAGGTTTGATATACCGGAAGTTCCAGTTGAACTGCACTATGAAAAAAAG catgatCCGCTTGGCTTTCCTGATGTCATTGAAGATGACACCAGGAACATCGACTCTGCATTCCAGAGCGGTTATGAGAACGATCATGACACCTTAAGTGTAGATGAGACTGCTGCAGATGAGGTTATAACATCCCATCACATAGAAAGCAGCAATCTCTCCAGAAGAGAAGCTGTTGTTGACCAGGCGCAGGACCATGATGGAAGACTTGTTTATGGTTCAAAGGAGGACATCAATACgtttataaacaaaatgatgAATAGTAATGACGGATCTGGAGTGATTCTTGAGAGG TTCTCCTCCATCTTAAAGATAACCAGTGGCAATTATATTGATTTTACTGTCCATGAACCATTGCAAGATAAGATTGATGTTTGTGAAGATGGGATCACAAAGAAGTTGTTTATAAAGAAAAag GTGCCCATTGAACAATTCATGGCCCGAAAGCAGGAAGTAGAAATTCCTCTGCAGTACCAGGATTGCAAATGGATGGTTCAGATTTATGGACTTAAAAAACCAGaagatgatgtcatcatattaATGGAATATTGTGCAG GTGGCACTATTGAAGACATTGCACACACTGATATGTGGTCTTCAAGTCACTGGCTTATGTTGACTGAACAGTTGCTTGAAGCTCTTGTGTTTCTACAGAACCAAGACATTTGTCATGgtgatataaaat TATCAAACCTCCTTTTAAGGAATAGTGATGATCCGAAATCAGTCTGTATCACTGACTGGGAGAGTGCAAAAACCCCATTTTATAAGATCAACAACAGAg TAACTCTCACCCATCTTCCACCATGGTACAGCAAACATTGCAGTGGTCAGGGACAATGGACTGATGACCGAAAGAGCATGGATAACTGGAGTCTTGGACTTAGCATCTGTAGTCTGATTACTGGACAGCAGCCATGGGCACGTCTTCATGAATTGGCACGCAATTGTGGCAACTGTCCTGAGTGGCAAAGAGTCTGTGCTCACAACCAGCGCAAAATTATTAACTAT ATAAGTGAAAATCCAAATGAGATATCAGATTTCTATCCTGACGAAGTGGAAACCGGGTGCGGCCATGTGTTAACAAGCGTAATCAAAGGCTTGCTACCAACAAGTGGCCGAATGTCGGATCAGTGGAACGCAGATTTTGCCTTGGACGTACTTCAAGGCCGAG ttGCTTGTCCTGTGCAAGTCCAAATATTTCTTGATGGAAGAATCCGTTACTGTATTTGGACTGAAAGTGATACAAAATTCAaatcatttttgaaaaaacCTGAGATCACTAGCATG ATTGAAGATTTGAAGCTGAAAGATAACAGATTCATGGATggttattatttcaaacaacaTGATGGTGATACTGTGcctttcagttttaaaataattaaggaTGTAGATTTTGACATATGTCCTTCACGTTTTGGAAAAAACCCATGTAAGGCAACAGTTTTGTAA
- the LOC121374303 gene encoding uncharacterized protein LOC121374303 isoform X3 gives MKKKHDPLGFPDVIEDDTRNIDSAFQSGYENDHDTLSVDETAADEVITSHHIESSNLSRREAVVDQAQDHDGRLVYGSKEDINTFINKMMNSNDGSGVILERFSSILKITSGNYIDFTVHEPLQDKIDVCEDGITKKLFIKKKVPIEQFMARKQEVEIPLQYQDCKWMVQIYGLKKPEDDVIILMEYCAGGTIEDIAHTDMWSSSHWLMLTEQLLEALVFLQNQDICHGDIKLSNLLLRNSDDPKSVCITDWESAKTPFYKINNRVTLTHLPPWYSKHCSGQGQWTDDRKSMDNWSLGLSICSLITGQQPWARLHELARNCGNCPEWQRVCAHNQRKIINYISENPNEISDFYPDEVETGCGHVLTSVIKGLLPTSGRMSDQWNADFALDVLQGRVACPVQVQIFLDGRIRYCIWTESDTKFKSFLKKPEITSMIEDLKLKDNRFMDGYYFKQHDGDTVPFSFKIIKDVDFDICPSRFGKNPCKATVL, from the exons ATGAAAAAAA agcatgatCCGCTTGGCTTTCCTGATGTCATTGAAGATGACACCAGGAACATCGACTCTGCATTCCAGAGCGGTTATGAGAACGATCATGACACCTTAAGTGTAGATGAGACTGCTGCAGATGAGGTTATAACATCCCATCACATAGAAAGCAGCAATCTCTCCAGAAGAGAAGCTGTTGTTGACCAGGCGCAGGACCATGATGGAAGACTTGTTTATGGTTCAAAGGAGGACATCAATACgtttataaacaaaatgatgAATAGTAATGACGGATCTGGAGTGATTCTTGAGAGG TTCTCCTCCATCTTAAAGATAACCAGTGGCAATTATATTGATTTTACTGTCCATGAACCATTGCAAGATAAGATTGATGTTTGTGAAGATGGGATCACAAAGAAGTTGTTTATAAAGAAAAag GTGCCCATTGAACAATTCATGGCCCGAAAGCAGGAAGTAGAAATTCCTCTGCAGTACCAGGATTGCAAATGGATGGTTCAGATTTATGGACTTAAAAAACCAGaagatgatgtcatcatattaATGGAATATTGTGCAG GTGGCACTATTGAAGACATTGCACACACTGATATGTGGTCTTCAAGTCACTGGCTTATGTTGACTGAACAGTTGCTTGAAGCTCTTGTGTTTCTACAGAACCAAGACATTTGTCATGgtgatataaaat TATCAAACCTCCTTTTAAGGAATAGTGATGATCCGAAATCAGTCTGTATCACTGACTGGGAGAGTGCAAAAACCCCATTTTATAAGATCAACAACAGAg TAACTCTCACCCATCTTCCACCATGGTACAGCAAACATTGCAGTGGTCAGGGACAATGGACTGATGACCGAAAGAGCATGGATAACTGGAGTCTTGGACTTAGCATCTGTAGTCTGATTACTGGACAGCAGCCATGGGCACGTCTTCATGAATTGGCACGCAATTGTGGCAACTGTCCTGAGTGGCAAAGAGTCTGTGCTCACAACCAGCGCAAAATTATTAACTAT ATAAGTGAAAATCCAAATGAGATATCAGATTTCTATCCTGACGAAGTGGAAACCGGGTGCGGCCATGTGTTAACAAGCGTAATCAAAGGCTTGCTACCAACAAGTGGCCGAATGTCGGATCAGTGGAACGCAGATTTTGCCTTGGACGTACTTCAAGGCCGAG ttGCTTGTCCTGTGCAAGTCCAAATATTTCTTGATGGAAGAATCCGTTACTGTATTTGGACTGAAAGTGATACAAAATTCAaatcatttttgaaaaaacCTGAGATCACTAGCATG ATTGAAGATTTGAAGCTGAAAGATAACAGATTCATGGATggttattatttcaaacaacaTGATGGTGATACTGTGcctttcagttttaaaataattaaggaTGTAGATTTTGACATATGTCCTTCACGTTTTGGAAAAAACCCATGTAAGGCAACAGTTTTGTAA